From Carya illinoinensis cultivar Pawnee chromosome 5, C.illinoinensisPawnee_v1, whole genome shotgun sequence, one genomic window encodes:
- the LOC122311797 gene encoding zinc finger protein CONSTANS-LIKE 10-like, translating to MMEKICEFCTESRPVIYCNADAAHLCLSCDAKVHSANALSNRHLRSVLCDLCRYRPAYVRCTVHRMSMCCSCDQSLHDSSSQHQKQVVSSYTGCPSAKDFAALWGFQLNEEDNSTPRDQLVSISPGSGDSSVLNLDIPRQSCSQFGGPSVLSRENCATLVSNVGPELGSTSQQSKVYKYQQQHTSYILQQILDLKRLQLTDGSDLSPLISGQEQMEINSSIQYPPVKLDRNLDQHLQHSQDHSTDQQRGSSLQDLNVDTKPFKFSQQEHNIPSSSNVGLPMQGESFWQCKSPVQNSQLWSQNMQDLGVCEELVCDDDFNIPDVDLTFQNFEELFAGDQDPIRALLDEKDVSCSSIEKDLSHNTSDNSHARAMEDGSVASSLYITRSPHMDNDIGPSNQLRGLPGSEDCPRPIRTSYSTLSFSISRFSADSSGTDCLDSGLSPYITGKPTGNSPELDSAHLKAREIAKKRYKEKKMSRMHEKQIRYPSRKARADIRKRVKGRFVKTESYDSDTLDVTRSY from the exons ATGATGGAGAAAATCTGTGAATTCTGCACAGAATCGAGGCCAGTCATTTACTGTAATGCTGATGCAGCACATCTTTGCCTTTCCTGCGATGCCAAAGTTCATTCAGCCAATGCACTTTCTAACCGACATCTGCGAAGTGTCCTATGTGATTTGTGCAGATACCGCCCAGCTTATGTTCGGTGTACAGTACACAGAATGTCCATGTGCTGCAGCTGTGACCAAAGCCTGCATGATAGCTCTTCCCAGCATCAGAAACAGGTAGTCAGTAGTTACACAGGATGCCCTTCGGCTAAGGATTTTGCAGCATTGTGGGGTTTTCAACTGAATGAAGAAGACAATAGTACTCCTCGAGATCAGCTTGTGTCCATTTCTCCTGGTTCTGGGGATTCCAGTGTTTTAAACTTGGACATTCCAAGACAATCTTGCTCACAATTTGGTGGCCCTTCAGTGTTATCTAGAGAGAATTGTGCAACTCTAGTCTCCAATGTAGGACCAGAATTGGGATCGACCAGTCAACAAAGTAAG GTATATAAATATCAACAGCAGCACACTAGCTATATTCTGCAACAGATTCTTGACCTGAAAAGGCTTCAGCTCACTGATGGTTCTGACCTTTCACCTTTGATATCTGGTCAAGAACAAATGGAAATAAATTCTTCAATACAATATCCTCCAGTAAAGCTTGATAGAAATCTTGATCAGCATTTACAACATTCCCAGGATCATAGTACTGATCAGCAAAGGGGAAGTTCACTGCAGGACCTGAACGTGGACACTAAGCCATTCAAATTTTCTCAACAGGAACATAATATACCTTCATCTTCAAATGTTGGGCTTCCTATGCAGGGAGAATCTTTCTGGCAATGCAAAAGTCCTGTTCAAAATAGTCAG TTATGGTCTCAAAATATGCAAGACCTTGGGGTTTGTGAAGAACTTGTTTGTGACGATGATTTCAACATACCTGATGTTGATTTAACGTTCCAAAATTTCGAAGAACTATTTGCAGGTGATCAAGATCCAATCAGGGCTCTGCTTGATGAGAAAGATGTTTCATGCTCTTCCATTGAAAAGGATTTGTCCCATAATACATCAGATAATAGCCATGCAAGAGCTATGGAG GATGGCTCAGTGGCTTCTTCTCTTTATATCACCCGGTCACCTCATATGGACAATGACATAGGTCCTTCTAACCAACTTCGTGGGCTTCCGGGAAGTGAAGATTGTCCCCGTCCGATTCGAACATCTTACTCAACTTTGTCATTCTCTATTTCAAGGTTTAGTGCTGATAGCAGTGGCACTGACTGTCTTGATAGCGGACTTTCTCCCTACATTACAGGAAAACCTACAGGCAATTCACCTGAGCTTGACAGTGCACATTTGAAGGCTAGAGAAATTGCCAAGAAGAGGTAcaaggagaagaagatgtcTCGAAT GCATGAAAAACAAATTCGATACCCATCTCGGAAAGCTAGAGCTGATATTCGGAAGCGGGTAAAAGGAAGATTTGTAAAGACAGAAAGCTATGACTCTGATACCCTTGATGTTACACGAAGCTATTAG